From Aegilops tauschii subsp. strangulata cultivar AL8/78 chromosome 5, Aet v6.0, whole genome shotgun sequence:
cttgcacatggtccacttgagctagatgatgacgatcttgactccctcaagatgaaccacctttcttgattgcgttggctcgatgaagactagttgattgctccctcatactcacaagtccattgtcaccacaatggcttcaagcatttgatctcttcgtgatgctttacttgaacttgcgcgcttcacttgaacttgcacaccgcaacctaaccccacaaagaactctcacgaagaccatgggttagtacacaaagcgtaattgacaatgcttaccataccatgggatcgcttgatccctcagtacatcttgtgcgctttgtgtgttgatcaacttgattcactcttgacctagtcttgatcaaccttgattctttccaactctcttcatttggatgatgtcttgaaggtaaacatgaatgatcacacaatcttcttcttcaagacatgcttgcaataagctcaactctcacatgaccaatctttggataattccttaataacaccttggtcaccacataaactccttgaaaccaacacatggacttcaagaaatgcctatggacaaatccttcaaatataactcaaggcacccattagtccatagagattgtcatcaattaccaaaaccaaacatgggggcaccgcatgttctttcacatgTTTTGTGTATCCTTTTTATAGAACAAAAACTTGCAATCTCCCATTCAAAATAGAACAACAACTTGCCTATCAAAAAGAAAACAACGTGGTGCAACATTTTTTTCTCTCTGTGTGTGTATTGTGCATGGGAATTTTTATAATGActtttgcccccccccccccccaatttttTACCATACACTTTACTTGCCCAGCGTGTGAATACTTTTTTCTtgtgcaacaacaacaacattgACAATAAGGGCATCCCCAATGTCATGATGTCAAATTTGTGATGTGGCCAGAACTTTGCCATCGATGTCAAATAGCCCATTTCTCCACAGTGTACTGTTTCTCATATTGTGTACAACATCCTCACAGTAAGACCCCCGCAAAAATATAATGCTTTAGAAAATTGCTACATGTATGCCAACCCCACATGGTTCGTGTAGTTTGGTGAGATCCATATAGTATTTTATTGTCTTGGGAAGTTTGGCACCGAAGCACGAAGAAAGCTTCGGTTCATATTGGTTTGCGTACGGCACTAGTCTCCACAATGTATGATGACGCTGTGAGGAACCGAAACTCAATTTGGCAATGCTATTTGGCACACACATTGTGGGTGCCCTAACAACGACAATAGCCCAGGCCCAATAGAAGGTTGTCGGGGTGTCGGCCTGTGGTGTGCTGGAGAGGGCCCGGCAAAACAAAACAGTGTCAAAACAAAGAAGACAACAAAAACAAGTGGCGACAACAAACACCAAAACATCCATCCAGCGGCTGGAACAGGATCTGAACCCGTCCCGCGGCTACCTACAACTGCGCGCCACCACTGCGCCGTAGCCACCGCCCAGAACCACGCGCGACGCAACGTCCAGGCAGCCCCGCCCAGAAATAGCCACCTCCGGCAGCTACATAACACCGCCCCGTCGCCTCTCCCCACGCCACATCCACAGCGAACCAAGCCTCAGAGATCACTACGCACAGCAGCAGCACCAGCACCGCCAGGAAGTGCAGTAGTCGACGCAGCTGAGCCATGGCCCGCCGCACGGCCCTCATCCTCGCCGCgctcctcctcgtcgccctggCCGTCGCGCCGTTGGCCAACGCCAAGAAGGCCGCCAAGGACAAGGAGGAGAAGGCCTCCGACGCCCCCTCGGCCGACGCGCCGGCCGCCGACTCGCCCGCGGAGGGGCCCTCCGATGGACCGGCGGCTGCCCCCGGGCCTGAGGGCATCGCCGGCCTCTCGCCCGAcaacgacgacaacgacgacaaGTGAACCCGAGTGCATGCCCTTCTGGAAGGATCCGTTCGATGCTGACCAGATCGTCCGCATGGATTTTAGTTTCGAGACAATAATAATACTACTACGTATAGGCCTGTTGCCCTGCTAGGAGGATGCCGTCGTAATTCAAATTTTTGTTTTTCCGTCTTTTCAAGTGTTATTATGAGCCGTGTTATTTGTCGTGTTCCTTAATTCGTGTTATTTGTAATAACAGTATTTATCGAATCAAATATTTCCGTGTTAGCATATATATGGCTCCCTCCAGTTTGCaaatcattttttattttttatgtaACACACATTCTCATATGCCCTAATTGAACGCAACAATAATTCAGTGAAAATGCTATCTGGTGAACGTTTGTCAGAAGCCCAATCCTGACGAACGCCCGATCTAAATGATGGTGGCAGTTTCCTGCACAAAAACTGCCGTTAATTAAACAAACTGCATTGGAAGTTTTGCAAAAATGCCACTCCTCCTACCATGACTGCTAGCCACGCCTTTCACAAATGCCATCTTGGCTGGAAATGGCTCTTGGCTATCGCAGTCCTAATTTAGGGTGTTACGCCATAAACAAATAGCCATCGAAACAACTTCTAGCAAATCCAAGAAAGAAAGAAGAGGATTACTACACGTGAAAGAAATTATACTCCATAATCCCATATATAGACGTACAAAATCTTAAAATCACACTTGGAATGTTCCAAGTCATAAAAAAAACATGAGACACATAAAATTAGAGACAGTTTTGCCATTACCATACTCCACATCCTTTTTTATTCAAAAAATCTGCATATGTGTTTTGAGGGACCATAATTCTGTAAAAAAGTGTACTAAAGGCTTGTGTAGGTATTTAATTTGGAGGATAGTTGATGGTTAGTTGTTTGATTTGTAGCATTTGTAGCCCAGTGTAATTGTTCGGCTGCACTCATACCCTTGAAAATAACCCTTACATTTTTCAAGCTTTAAAAAACTTGTGTGTGCTTCCCGATAATGCAAAAAATTCAGTGCCCTATGTTACATTGTATTGCAGATTTTATCCCCAAGGGCTTTGTTATACTAGTGTAATCTGTGCTTGAATATAATATATGGCACCGCTGGCGTCTTTTCTTGGTCGAAAGAAAAAGGCACGATATTCTAATCTTATATTCTAGGCTCCAATGTATTATTCACATATATGGGCTCTGAGTACAATCGGCTTTAATCTTGAAATTCTAGATGATAAACCCGACATACATGTGGTAGTTTTTCTTTTTACAATTTTACAAAGAGAAGTCCATATAAATTCATGTGCCACATATGTCTTTTGGTGCTTCTTTCTGTTTCTCTTGATGATCTTGTTTCCTTTTTAGAAGCCTTACTAATAATTTGTTGTGATTCTGATTTTCATCGTACTTCTTTAGTGTTATATATGGATACATGTCACGGCTTTTTACTGGTACCGACCTCCCAGTAAGATGAAGTTATCCTTATTGCAACAATTAAGTTACAAGCTTTTCTTTTTTACTTAATACTAGATGATATGAGTAGGAATTTTAAATTACTAATATATGAACTAAAATACATATGAGTCACTATATGTAATTTATCGATTTGAGTCTTTTCCCGTGCATATTTACATGTTGAGGTGAACATTTCTCATTGCATGTTCAAGTGGCATGTGTGCATGGTGAGAAAAATAGGTTAGTAGAGGCTAAATACTAGATATAATATAAATTAATAATATAAGAACTAAAATTTATAATACATATGTTTTAGTATATACAATTATTTAGCAAAATCTTTTTCCATGCATATTTGCATGTTGTGGTGAGTCTTTTTCGTGCATGTTGGCATCCTCATATAGCATGTGTACCATGTTGTGAAAAATAGGTTAGTGGAGGCTAATtatttagatatagaagataACTACTTGGGGTGGATTCAGTAATTTCTTGCCACATAATAATTAAACATGTCATCTTTAAACCGAATGAGCTTAAAGTCGGGCGCAACTCCATGTGCATTTGTAGACCGAGAAATGCCCAAATAATTAGTTGCACAGTTCTACGACTAAGCGTGCTTGGTTCACCGACTATTTCTGAATGAGATAGGGATAGCCATCTTGTGGTTGATCATGTTTGGCTCAGAGCACCAAGATTTTGGAATGTTCCGTGAGATAAAAAAAATAAACAATTAGAATTATCAATTCCTAACTGTGAATTTCTCGGTCCGGGTTAAAAGCAATGGAATAGGGATACGGAGCGAGATGATGCCCACAATAGTCGAGTAATGCTACATTTACGGACTTATATTTACATAAAAAAATTACGGGTTGAGGTGGTTGGCTTGAAAATCAGGGAGGATCGAACAGTGAAAGTCAGGAGAGATTAGTGGATAGAGAGGACACGTATGCTCGTAGTGCCCTAACATTCTGCACGACCACAACTAAAGAAGTAAAGATGCATGCTACGCTACGTAGCACAAGAGGCTTGGGATGTCCAAGAAATGGTCAAGCGATTATAGCACGCAAGAAGAACCACACCAGGGCACATGTCCACGCGATCACCAACCAATGTCAAGCATGCAAGCCACTTGCTGGCGCGCGGCCACCCGCCATCACCATGGCCGCGCGCTGCGGCGGACCTTGCCCTTCCCTTCCCGCCCTTGCTCATATATATACGCCCGCCCACGCTCCAGCACGGTGCACCGTCCTCTCCCGTCCCCGCACTGCCAGCAACTCGAGCACTCGACTACCGCACGCCCTGGCCATGTCTCGCGCGCTCGCCCTCGCGGCCCTCCTGctgctcgccgccctcgccgcggcgCCGCTCGCCTCCGCGGACAGCAGCGCGGAGTCCGTCCCCTTCGCCAAGGAGGTCGCCAGCGGCGCCGAGGCGGCCAAGAACGCCGGCACGCAGGCCGCCTCCGCGGTCGCCGGGGGCGCCACCCCGCCAGTGGACCCCGACCCGTCCAGCGCCATCAAGGCCGACCCCGCGCCCGCCAGGCGCTGAACCGTGGACCGATCTTCGTTCGATTACTTCCTTTTTTTTTTCCAAGATGATGAGTTTGTGATCCGTGGGTGCTAGTGTCGCGCATGCGTGTCGGTTAATATTTTTAGTGCTGCGTTTATTAGTTGATTGATCTTTTTCATCGGTGATTTTGCAAGTGTGGATGTGCCACGCAGACCTGACCGGCATTTCCCGGTCGGGTGCTTGTGTTCTTCTGACGTGAAATAAACTGGATTCAGACGGAAAACTTGTCGTTTCATTCCACGTTTCAGATCGATCTTTTGGCGTTTTATACATTTCAGACCGATGTGTACAATGGTCCATTGATATAAGACCAATTATAGCAAAGTTGTCATATTCACAGcctttataatgtatatatacaATGCGTTTCACAACATTTTGGAGGTTGCGGAGTCTATGCGAATATAGAGTCGGCGTAATGCAACATTCATatatttttctttgtttttttgcTTTCTACACTATTGCAATAATTCAGGTCAAACAGTGCAATAATTCAACAAATATTATTAACAAACGCTGATAGGAAATACAACAAAGAATCCAATTAAATAAACTGTTCaagtaaaagtaaataaattcTAAAGAAATTTAAACACGTTGTCTTTGAGGTAGCCGTCAGTGATGGACAATAAGATTCTCCTTCAGTTGATGATGGATGACCCGGTCTTCAATCTATCGGTATGCCTAAAAATGCTTGAGACGGTTTGTGTGCCTGAAGATTGTGCCAAGATTTCCATAGTCAGCGGAGATAGCCATATCTCTCTTCTTCAATGATCATGTTGTTTAGAATCACACGCATACGATGGTATATGTCAAGACATCCTTGTTCCATAAACGAGCAGACCTAAAAATTGAAAACCTTGCTTGCAACAATCCAAACGCCTCTCTATGTCCATCGTGTGATCTTCTTGCACCTTGGTGAAATGCTTAAGTTTTTTGGTCTCAAGGTTAGAAATGTCTTCACACAAATGTTGACTAAGATGGATAAATGTGATTGGCTAGTTTTATAAGGTGGAGAAGGACCAGCGGCTAACCATGCAAATAGATGAGATCTTTGTAAGACATTGATGTCATTATGAGATCTAGGCAATCCAAAGTAGCAATGCCAAATTCACAAATCTTAGAAGGCAACAACTTCCAAAATTATTGTTAGATCATGGCGATGCCCGGTGAATTAGTCGTGCCAAGGTGTAGGGCAATTCTACCACCTCCATCGCTAGAAGCTCTGGCCATGTCCTCGGTATTGGGTGCTCGTAGATACTGCTCTTCATAAACCCCCACCACAGTTTCGACGGACACTTTCATGCACTTTGTGGTTGTATTTTGGGACATTCGAACATACTTGTCCAATGCATCCGCAAGAACACCATATGCAATCATTCAAAGTGCCACAATCACCTTCTAATAAGGGAAAACTGAGGAAACCAACGATATTTATCCGTTGTTGGAAGAAAGGTTCATTGTTTTCCATGTCATCAACAAGTTGACAGAATAACCGTTCGTTCACGCGGAAACATCGTCGGAACACGTACAACGGGAAGGTATGACCCGATAGAAAGTAGTTGCGCATTGAGcttcctccactacaagaaatatgtcaacttgtgaccttctcTTAGTGACCCTAGCTGAATTGGTCGTAAATCCACGGCCAATTCGCTTGGAAGGGCTCAAACTCTGAAATTGCTTACACCAAATGGTCACAAAGCAGACAAGAGTGGCCAATGACCTTATTTCTACCTGATTACGACCAATATAAATGGTCATGAGGTTGTGAACGTGGATGCATTGGTACttattgctatgactaggcgccacctcatcagttttgcatatgtgtcatgtccatgtgtcaatttttgccctaggttgtgaagcaacctatatttctgtcattcccaaaattcccaaaaaaattgggcattctttactatccaaatcattgcctcatgacaatattcaactccatttgcgtggtaaatcttcctcggcaaatttccaaagtttttgttcaactcgaactgttgtgaaggaagtactagctaggcataTCCTAATGAGCTGAATTTTTGCCACATCTTCTATATTCCCAAATCATAGCTCTCCACAAAATTTGAGCCCCATCTAATAATACATGTGAGTGTGGCTGCAACATTCATATTTTTGTCCAATGTGGTACGTTGCAAAGCAAGTGACACCTaggctcctccatttgagctgcaaattttccaagatagtgtccttagtagatgatcatcctcggccaaaactcaggcccattggccatgtgcatttcccgtaccactaatcaaacacttgggtgttaattcatgtttgagcattgttcgatctcctcgtgagattcttctgttgttattttcttccaagcatgtacctggggagtgccaaacctactagacatgcctaggcttcCCAAAACGCATGGAAatgccacggtcacgcggtgaccacgcgacgggcatgcgagtctacgcgctttggagttggggccctgggccaccgtccaaacctcaACGTATCACAACCGAACCATGTATTTATggttaaatagatacttatgtacctagaaatgatttttggaaaaaataaagagcaaactataaggcagctacagttcaagtttgacccgcttcctgctgagtcggcggaaatttgtctttttcaccagaggtggataaaaactttttacacccaaccattttgtcaattgtgtattaaacatggcatagtattttataaaattgatttggtcctattttgcaacaattatttggtagttgcttcacaaaaaaacctcattttaggcactcgaaaaatggaaaatgaattttccgtgcaaagaaaatgaaaactcccttaggcaacattgtttggaattccaagatgcacccttgtgcacaatatgagatcatttgaacaaactatgccatgaatgtggccataagattgatcatttggcttgaaagccatgaatcttcacgcatgatagctcatttctgagaacactttttaaaaataattgccgtattacaagtttattatttttcatggaaacttggtcacatatgatgacacaatgcgaaggtttttgaattttttgattttttttgaattttttatgcccgtttcaaaacaCGGTCAAAatggcgggcttgaccgttcctagctagttgttgaatcttggaaatcttttgatgtttctctgattaaatagatagttatgtAACTAGAATTGATTTTTgtaaaaaataaagagcaaactatgaggcagctacagttcatatttgacccgcttcctattGAATCGGCgagaatttgtctttttcaccagaggtggatcaaaacttttaacacccaaccattttgtcaattgcgcattaaatatggcctagtattttataaaattggtttggtccaattttgcaacaaatatatggtaggtccttcacaaaaaaactcattttgggcactcagaaaatggaaaattgatttttcgtccaaagaaaatgaaaactcccttaggcaacattgtttgccattccaagatgcacccttgtgcatgATATGAGGTCATTTGAACatactatgccatgaatgtggccataagattgatcatttggcttgaaagccatgaatcttgaCACATGATaactcatttctgagaacactttttcaaaagaattgtcgtattacaagtttattatttttcctggtaacttggtcacatgtgataacacaatgcgaaggttttccattttttgattttttttgaattttttatgcccgtttcaaaatgcgatcaaaacggcgggaatgacagttcctagctagtggttgaatcctgatttttttttggtgtttctctgattaaatatatacttatgtacctagataTGATGTTTGGAAAAAAATacagagcaaactatgaggcagctacagttcaaatttgacccgcttcctactgaatcagCGGGAATTTgcctttttcaccagaggtggatcaaaacttttgacacccaaccattttgtcaattgtgcattaaatatggcctagtattttacaaaattgatttggtccaattttgcaacaaatatatggtaggtccttaaaaaaaactcatttcgggcactcggaaaatggaaaattgatttttcgtccaaagaaaatgaaaactcccttaggcaacattgtttgccattccaagatgcaaccttgtgcatgatatgaggtcacgtgaacaaactatgccatgaatgtggccataagattgatcatttggatCGAAAGCCATGAATATtgacacatgatagctcatttctgagaacactttttcaaaagaattgtcgtattacaagtttattatttaggtttccaattttttgattttttttgaaatttttatgcccgtttcaaaatgcggtcaaaacggcgggaatgaccgttcctatcTACTTGTTGAATCTTGAATTTTTtttgtgtttctctgattaaatagatacttatgtacctagaaatgatttttggaaaaaatacagagcaaactatgaggcagctgcagttcaaatttgacccgcttcctgctgaatcAGCGGGAATTTgcctttttcaccagaggtggatcaaaacttttgacacccaaacattttgtcaattgtgcattaaatatggcctaatattttagaaaattgatttggttcAATTTTGCAACTAATATACGGTaagtccttcacaaaaaaactcattttggacactcgaaaaatggaaaattgatCACGACCATTTTAGATGGTCATAACGTCATCAAAGCCTGCACTTCGTTCTGATTGGTCTATGGGCATGTCACGCGGATCAAGCATTAGAGACCGTCGGATACTGCCAGATCCAACGGCCCACACCCCTCACCCTCTCCCCACCCACACCCACCCGAAAGCAGCTCTCCTCACCTACACCACATGTCGTTCaggacactgacatgtgggcctaatTCCTCGCAGGCCCACCTGTTAGTGGCCGAATGCCACCACTCACCCACCGCACAccactcctcccccctctccccctctcccccgcacACCACTCCTCCCCCCACGACCTGCAGCCCAAACCCTAacccctctcccctctccctccatTGGACCACCGCCGCCACCCACCGTCCCGCCGATCCTGCCgcggcctcccctcccctcccacctcaagccgctcctcctcgccgccgccacccaccgTCCCGTCTGACCTCGCCGCTGCCACCCATCGCCCCGTCTGACCTCGTCGCCGGCCGCCGCTCCCGCTCTCTCCCCCCACACCTACCgccccctccctctcctcctcccatCAGAAGAGAAGAGGGATCTCACGCGGATCGCACCAGGGCGTCGATCTGGACCTTCGTCTGCACGAGGGGACGGCTGCGTCTCGTCCTCGTCCCACCTCAGGCGGGGTCCAGATCGAGCCGGACTCGCGTCGTCGTCAAGATCCGACCTCGACAGAGATGAGAGGAACCCTTCTTCCTCCGTCTTCCTTTGACCTCGACCTCGGCATGTCGCTCCCCAGCTACTCCGACTCCGCCAAGGCCGCCTACGTCCTCCAGGGCATGCGCCAACGACCGATCCCCTCTTGCGCTCGCGCGTCGTCTGTTTATTGTTTCGCTCGGAGTTCGATCGATCAGAACTGTTTGGTGATGGTCTGTGCGGGACAATCGAATTTTGGGTAGTAGATCCTCGCGGGTCAATCGAACTTGTTGGTCAATCTAGTTTAGACCCGACAGGTAGGGAGCAGCAACAGACTCTCCTTGCTTTGTAGTACATTGCATGGTCCAATGTTCTAATAACCAAAGTTCATGTTCATCCTCTGTTTGCAGCTGCCCTGATGTCTGCCATTTACGAGGAGAACAAGGACGAGGACGGCTTCCTCTACATGACCTACAGCGGCGAGAACACCTTCGGATTGCTCTAGATGGCGCTGGCTGCCACGGCAATCGCTCTGAATGCCTCCTGTAAATAAGGCGTGCCAATCAACTGTGTATATATTCCGGTTTGCCTCGTCGTAGGATCTTTAAATTGCACAACCAAGAAAAATCTATTCGTGTCCTGACTTATCCTATTTGAATGTTCTGacttatatactatatatatCAAGTAATCGACTCTGAAATACAGTAAAATCTACTACTCCTGCGTTCATGCATGCCGGTGTGGTTACTTGTTCAGTGCTATTGATGCAATGTTTCATAGATTAGTGTATATCTCAGCGTTGCTAGTAATAAATCCGGGCGCTGCTGCGTTGTAATTCCTTGACTAAGGTTGCCGACAGCATGCGGGCCTTTTGTCTCCAGACCATGAGCCTAGACTGGTGGTGACTTCTGCTCCGTTTAGGTTCTATTGACTGGTGGTGTTGCAATGCAGCGCGAGAGGGTGTCAGGACGCCGCAGTGGTGATCCTGGTTCTTCTCATCACCATTGTTCTAGCCTATGGGCAAGAAGTGAATTGCATACCTATGGTTATCCAAAGACAAAAGATTGCAAACAGAATCCTGCAATTCATTTTCCAAAACTTCAGTTAGTAAGATTGAAATTTGACAGAGTCATGGCTCTCCTAAATTGAGTTCAGGTGAGAGATGCTTCACGAGTTCAGGTGAGAGATGTTCACGAGTTCAGGTGATATGAGATTGAGAGAGAAAG
This genomic window contains:
- the LOC109786284 gene encoding uncharacterized protein, producing the protein MSRALALAALLLLAALAAAPLASADSSAESVPFAKEVASGAEAAKNAGTQAASAVAGGATPPVDPDPSSAIKADPAPARR